Proteins from one Mesorhizobium sp. M9A.F.Ca.ET.002.03.1.2 genomic window:
- a CDS encoding MarR family transcriptional regulator: protein MKFQKERSAGFLANHMARLFANGLQQRIRPLGLAPAQFMTLLALWEEDGLTQRDLVQRLDVEQATMANTLIRMERDGLIERRSHPGDGRSQSIHLTAKAVALREPATQAARSQNEAALTGFSEGERRMFLDLMRRAIASMQAD from the coding sequence ATGAAATTTCAAAAGGAACGATCCGCCGGTTTCCTGGCGAACCATATGGCGCGGCTGTTCGCCAACGGGCTGCAACAGCGCATCCGGCCACTCGGACTGGCGCCGGCGCAGTTCATGACGCTGCTTGCTTTGTGGGAGGAAGATGGCCTGACGCAGCGCGACCTCGTGCAGCGGCTCGACGTGGAACAGGCGACCATGGCCAACACGCTGATCCGCATGGAACGGGACGGGCTGATCGAAAGGCGCTCGCATCCCGGCGACGGGCGCTCCCAGTCGATCCATCTCACCGCGAAAGCCGTCGCCCTGCGCGAACCGGCAACGCAGGCGGCGCGTTCTCAGAATGAGGCCGCCCTGACTGGCTTCAGCGAGGGCGAGCGGCGGATGTTTCTCGACCTGATGCGGCGCGCCATCGCCTCGATGCAGGCGGACTGA
- a CDS encoding WD40 repeat domain-containing protein: MPTVAPLDLQGHCIAAVFLDDVPHFALADGAVHRLDHGHKTVQANDGLLAAFHDAANDRLVTGGEDGKIFSVTAGGSAAELASAGKKWITSVAAGPQGAIAYASGKTAFVRFADGKTREFSHPRSVEGLAFSPKGMRFGVARYNGATLHFPAADGKPVELEWAGAHTGITFSPDGAFVVTTMQENALHGWKLADGKHMRMTGYPGKVKSLSWSVKGKWLASSGAPAAIVWPFSGKDGPMGKAPLELGTRGNAMVTSVACHPSQDVAAVGYDDGMVMAVRFADAKEVLLRRPGKGAITSMMWDRQERRVAFGSATGDCGVVDISA; this comes from the coding sequence ATGCCGACAGTCGCTCCGCTTGATCTCCAGGGACATTGCATCGCCGCCGTCTTTCTCGACGACGTGCCGCATTTCGCGCTGGCCGACGGCGCCGTCCACCGGCTCGATCATGGCCACAAGACGGTTCAGGCCAATGACGGGCTGCTCGCCGCCTTCCACGATGCGGCAAACGACCGGCTGGTCACCGGCGGCGAGGATGGCAAGATTTTCTCCGTTACCGCCGGCGGCAGTGCGGCGGAACTGGCAAGCGCCGGGAAAAAATGGATCACCAGCGTCGCTGCCGGACCACAAGGCGCCATCGCCTATGCCTCGGGCAAGACTGCCTTCGTCCGTTTCGCCGACGGCAAGACCAGGGAATTCTCGCATCCGCGTTCGGTCGAGGGGCTGGCGTTCTCGCCCAAGGGCATGCGCTTCGGCGTCGCCCGCTACAATGGCGCGACGCTGCATTTCCCGGCCGCCGACGGCAAGCCGGTCGAGCTTGAATGGGCCGGCGCCCATACCGGCATCACCTTCTCGCCGGACGGCGCCTTTGTCGTCACCACCATGCAGGAGAACGCGCTGCACGGCTGGAAGCTCGCCGACGGCAAGCACATGCGCATGACCGGCTATCCCGGCAAAGTCAAAAGCCTGTCGTGGAGCGTCAAAGGCAAATGGTTGGCGAGTTCCGGCGCGCCGGCTGCGATCGTCTGGCCGTTTTCGGGCAAGGATGGGCCTATGGGGAAGGCACCGCTGGAGCTCGGCACGCGCGGCAACGCCATGGTGACCTCGGTCGCCTGCCATCCGAGCCAGGATGTCGCGGCCGTCGGCTATGATGACGGCATGGTGATGGCGGTGCGCTTCGCCGACGCCAAGGAGGTGCTGTTGCGGCGGCCGGGCAAGGGCGCCATCACCTCGATGATGTGGGACAGGCAAGAGCGCCGCGTCGCCTTCGGCAGCGCCACGGGCGACTGCGGCGTCGTCGACATCTCCGCCTGA
- a CDS encoding GTP-binding protein, which yields MSNATSDALTQIPVTVLTGYLGAGKTTLLNRILSENHGKRYAVIVNEFGEIGIDNELIVESDEEIYEMNNGCVCCTVRGDLIRVVEGLMRRPGRFDAIVVETTGLADPVPVAQTFFMDDDVRSKTKLDAVVALVDAKHLPLRLKDSREAEDQIAFADVVVLNKADLVTPEELGKVEATIRAINPAARIHRTTRAGLALSEVLDRGAFDLSRALENDPHFLEAHDDHDHHDHEHHDHDGHHHRDHDGHDHHHPAHPSDIHDVTVQSVSLRGGEMDPKKFFPWIEKVTQMEGPNILRLKGIIALKGDADRYVIQGVHMIIEGDHQRAWKDGEKHESRLVFIGRELDAERLKKSFDACQAA from the coding sequence ATGAGCAATGCCACAAGCGACGCACTGACGCAGATTCCCGTAACCGTTCTCACCGGCTATCTCGGCGCCGGCAAGACGACGCTGCTCAACCGCATCCTTTCGGAAAACCACGGCAAGCGCTATGCCGTCATCGTCAATGAATTCGGCGAGATCGGCATCGACAACGAGCTGATCGTGGAATCCGACGAGGAAATCTACGAGATGAACAATGGTTGCGTCTGCTGCACGGTACGCGGCGACCTGATCCGCGTCGTCGAAGGGCTGATGCGCCGGCCGGGCCGCTTCGACGCCATCGTGGTCGAGACGACCGGCCTGGCCGATCCGGTGCCGGTGGCGCAGACCTTCTTCATGGACGACGACGTGCGCTCCAAGACCAAGCTCGACGCGGTGGTGGCGCTGGTCGACGCCAAGCACCTGCCGTTGCGGCTGAAGGATTCCCGCGAAGCCGAGGACCAGATCGCATTCGCCGATGTCGTCGTGCTGAACAAGGCCGATCTCGTCACGCCGGAGGAACTGGGCAAGGTCGAGGCGACGATTCGCGCGATCAACCCGGCGGCCAGGATCCATCGCACCACGCGCGCCGGCCTGGCGTTGTCCGAGGTGCTGGACCGCGGCGCCTTCGATCTTTCCCGGGCGCTGGAGAACGATCCGCATTTCCTCGAGGCGCATGACGATCATGATCATCATGACCACGAGCATCATGACCATGACGGCCATCATCACCGTGATCACGACGGGCATGACCACCATCATCCCGCGCACCCTTCCGATATCCATGACGTGACGGTGCAGTCGGTGTCGCTACGCGGTGGCGAGATGGACCCGAAGAAGTTCTTCCCGTGGATCGAGAAGGTCACCCAGATGGAAGGCCCGAACATCCTCAGGCTGAAGGGCATCATCGCGCTCAAGGGCGATGCCGACCGTTACGTCATCCAGGGCGTGCACATGATCATCGAGGGCGACCACCAGCGCGCCTGGAAGGACGGCGAGAAGCACGAGAGCCGGCTGGTCTTCATCGGCCGCGAGCTCGACGCCGAGCGGCTGAAGAAGAGCTTCGACGCCTGCCAGGCCGCTTGA
- a CDS encoding intradiol ring-cleavage dioxygenase → MSDKPSSLPLSRRQALGFIAVTASGGVFLPGIALGEQASPYAGLDLFGDGAGVCAITPEVTEGPFYFDPKLERADVTEGKAGIALNVRLQVVDAACRPLAGARVDIWHCDAQGHYSGYPGQGDGQDVDTSGESFLRGWQRTDDAGIVSFATIYPGWYRGRTTHIHFKVFPDDNSVMTGQMFFPDSLSEQIFTTVAPYTDRSGRRDTLNARDGIAQRAGPLSQAALREVADAYQALMIVAVKAD, encoded by the coding sequence ATGTCCGACAAACCGTCCTCCTTGCCGTTGAGCCGGCGTCAGGCGCTCGGCTTTATCGCCGTAACCGCCAGCGGCGGCGTCTTTCTGCCGGGTATCGCGCTGGGCGAGCAGGCTTCGCCCTATGCGGGGCTTGACCTGTTCGGCGATGGCGCCGGTGTCTGCGCCATCACGCCGGAAGTGACCGAGGGGCCGTTCTATTTCGATCCGAAGCTGGAACGTGCCGATGTCACCGAAGGCAAAGCGGGCATTGCCCTGAATGTGCGGCTGCAGGTGGTCGACGCGGCCTGCCGGCCGCTCGCCGGTGCGCGCGTCGACATCTGGCATTGTGACGCGCAAGGGCATTATTCGGGCTATCCGGGACAGGGCGACGGCCAGGACGTGGACACCTCCGGCGAAAGTTTTCTGCGCGGCTGGCAGAGGACGGACGACGCCGGCATCGTTTCCTTCGCCACCATCTATCCCGGCTGGTATCGCGGCCGCACCACACATATCCACTTCAAGGTCTTCCCCGATGACAATTCCGTGATGACGGGCCAGATGTTTTTCCCGGACAGCCTGAGCGAGCAGATATTCACAACCGTCGCACCCTACACCGACCGGTCCGGCAGGCGGGATACGCTGAACGCCAGGGACGGTATCGCGCAGCGCGCCGGGCCGTTGTCCCAGGCGGCGCTGCGCGAGGTGGCGGACGCCTACCAAGCCTTGATGATCGTCGCTGTGAAGGCTGATTGA
- a CDS encoding MarR family winged helix-turn-helix transcriptional regulator has product MAKADKTATISRLHSAARLARTALAARLLAHGFYAGQDQIMLALDREDGQTPGNLAGRLGVRPPTITKTINRLQAQGFLEKRASAADARQAHIFLTDTGRDIIHAIEKSVKKTEKQALKGLDKKDQKALFKLLARVEANLSNGEMVLIDDEIDADE; this is encoded by the coding sequence ATGGCCAAGGCGGACAAGACTGCGACAATAAGCCGGCTGCATTCGGCGGCGCGGCTGGCACGTACGGCACTCGCGGCGCGGCTTCTGGCGCACGGATTCTACGCCGGCCAGGACCAGATCATGCTGGCGCTCGACCGTGAGGACGGCCAGACGCCCGGCAATCTTGCCGGCCGCCTCGGTGTTCGCCCGCCGACCATCACCAAGACCATCAACCGGCTGCAGGCGCAGGGCTTCCTGGAAAAACGCGCCTCTGCGGCCGATGCCCGCCAGGCCCATATCTTCCTCACCGACACCGGCCGCGACATCATTCACGCCATCGAGAAATCGGTGAAGAAGACCGAGAAACAGGCGCTGAAGGGTCTCGACAAAAAGGACCAGAAGGCGCTGTTCAAGCTGCTCGCCCGCGTCGAGGCGAATCTCTCGAACGGGGAGATGGTTCTCATCGATGATGAGATCGACGCCGACGAATGA
- a CDS encoding AraC family transcriptional regulator — translation MSHGLDGEAFQGLGRLCVDVAENCVVSAPDCVGMERIEARFHGSAFDLHRHDTYAIGVTLHGVQSFRYRGATHHSLPGQIIVLHPDELHDGGAGTEDGLRYRMLYLEPSLVIDCLGTIGASLPFVRDAVVTDPVFRTRLLSALGPLDQKLDELFVADFIAQLMQSLVRHAGLPARPIPRTAWRAASLARDYLQENAFRIVRSEELEAITGLDRYALSRHFRAAFSTSPHRFLLMRRLQRARRMIEASEPLAQIAIAAGFSDQSHFIRHFKKAFGVTPGRWSALIHGSSVAAA, via the coding sequence ATGTCGCACGGTCTAGATGGCGAGGCCTTTCAGGGTCTTGGACGTTTGTGCGTTGACGTGGCTGAAAACTGCGTCGTCTCGGCTCCCGATTGCGTCGGCATGGAGCGTATCGAGGCACGGTTCCACGGCAGCGCCTTCGATCTCCATCGCCACGACACCTACGCCATCGGCGTGACGCTGCATGGCGTACAGAGCTTCCGTTATCGCGGCGCGACGCATCACAGCCTGCCCGGTCAGATCATCGTGCTCCATCCCGACGAATTGCATGACGGGGGCGCCGGCACCGAAGACGGCTTGCGTTACAGGATGCTCTACCTGGAGCCGTCCCTTGTGATCGACTGCCTCGGTACGATAGGCGCATCGCTGCCCTTCGTCAGGGATGCCGTGGTGACCGACCCCGTCTTTCGCACGAGGCTGCTTTCGGCACTGGGGCCGTTGGACCAGAAGCTGGACGAACTCTTTGTCGCCGACTTCATTGCGCAACTGATGCAAAGCCTGGTACGGCACGCGGGCCTGCCGGCAAGACCGATCCCAAGGACAGCATGGCGGGCAGCCAGCCTGGCGCGCGACTATCTCCAAGAAAATGCGTTCCGTATCGTCCGTTCCGAGGAGTTGGAGGCAATCACCGGGCTGGATCGCTACGCCCTATCGCGGCATTTCCGTGCCGCCTTCTCCACCAGCCCGCATCGCTTTCTCTTGATGCGCCGGCTTCAACGAGCTCGCCGGATGATCGAAGCGAGCGAGCCACTGGCGCAGATCGCGATAGCGGCCGGCTTCAGCGACCAAAGCCATTTCATCAGGCACTTCAAGAAGGCGTTCGGCGTCACGCCGGGCCGCTGGTCGGCATTGATCCATGGGTCGTCAGTAGCAGCTGCCTGA
- a CDS encoding DUF2000 family protein, giving the protein MFDTKFAIVLQDDLPVWQKLNVTAFLTSGIVAQYADIIGEPYRDRAGNVYNPLSVQPVIVLSADRPTLSAIHRRALERGVTTSLYVDEMFSTGHDAANRAVFAEFAPDDAKVVGIALRAEKKLVDKITKGARMHP; this is encoded by the coding sequence ATGTTCGACACGAAATTTGCAATCGTGCTGCAAGACGACCTTCCCGTCTGGCAAAAGCTCAATGTCACCGCCTTCCTGACCAGTGGCATCGTAGCACAATATGCCGACATCATCGGCGAACCCTATCGCGACCGTGCGGGCAACGTCTACAATCCGCTCTCGGTCCAGCCGGTCATTGTGCTTTCGGCCGACCGCCCGACGCTCAGTGCGATCCACCGGCGGGCGCTGGAGCGCGGTGTGACAACCTCGCTCTACGTCGACGAAATGTTTTCGACCGGCCACGACGCGGCGAACCGCGCCGTCTTTGCCGAATTCGCACCCGATGACGCCAAAGTCGTCGGCATCGCGCTGCGCGCCGAAAAGAAGCTTGTCGACAAGATCACCAAGGGCGCCCGCATGCATCCCTGA
- a CDS encoding DMT family transporter, producing the protein MLSVYVFFTFLDTSSKYLVLAGVSALIVAWARFAVHVVLVGIFLRGWREPARFRASNLPAHILRGAFLFGSTICNVMALRTLQLAETTSIYFFAPMVITALAGPLLGEWAGWRRWLAILSGFVGVLIITRPGVGVFGIGHLFALGSMLSNCLYVIMTRRMSATETSESLILFSALAPAVLLLPMLPFSLSLPQDGWHWFILLMLGVFGAIGHWLLVQAYRLATTTALAPYPYSQMIWMIIAGWLVFNQFPDRWTLVGAAVIVASGLYIVHREHRLRVRNRAALDVEMEALAKKL; encoded by the coding sequence ATGCTTTCCGTCTATGTGTTTTTCACCTTCCTCGACACCAGCAGCAAATATCTTGTCCTGGCCGGCGTCTCGGCGCTGATCGTCGCTTGGGCTCGCTTTGCCGTCCATGTCGTGCTTGTCGGTATCTTCCTGCGCGGATGGCGCGAGCCGGCGCGGTTTCGCGCCAGCAATCTGCCGGCCCATATCCTGCGCGGCGCCTTCCTGTTCGGATCGACCATTTGCAACGTCATGGCGCTGCGGACTTTGCAACTGGCCGAAACCACTTCGATCTATTTCTTCGCGCCGATGGTGATCACGGCACTTGCCGGTCCGCTGCTCGGCGAATGGGCGGGCTGGCGGCGCTGGCTTGCGATCCTGAGCGGCTTCGTCGGCGTTCTCATCATCACCCGGCCGGGCGTCGGCGTCTTTGGCATCGGCCATCTCTTCGCGCTCGGCTCGATGCTGTCGAACTGTCTCTACGTCATCATGACGCGTCGCATGTCGGCGACGGAGACTTCCGAGAGCCTCATCCTCTTTTCGGCACTGGCGCCCGCCGTGCTGCTCCTGCCCATGCTGCCGTTCTCGCTTTCTCTGCCGCAGGATGGCTGGCACTGGTTCATCCTGCTGATGCTTGGCGTCTTCGGCGCCATCGGCCACTGGCTCCTGGTACAGGCCTATCGGCTTGCGACCACCACGGCGCTGGCTCCCTACCCCTACTCGCAGATGATCTGGATGATCATTGCCGGGTGGCTGGTCTTCAACCAGTTTCCCGACCGCTGGACGCTCGTCGGCGCGGCCGTCATCGTCGCCAGCGGCCTTTATATCGTCCATCGCGAGCACCGGCTGCGCGTGCGCAACCGCGCGGCCCTCGATGTCGAGATGGAAGCGCTGGCAAAAAAACTTTGA
- a CDS encoding LacI family DNA-binding transcriptional regulator has translation MAQKIKLSTIADALGVSTATVSLALRDSPLVAGTTRDRIKEHARAIGYIYNRRAASLRTSRSGIVGVVVHDIMNPFFAEILRSIESELDRSRQTFILSNHYDQLEKQRTFIDTLLQLGADGVIMSPAIGTPPEDILMAEENGLPAVLIARTVEGADVPVFRGDDAYGTGLATNHLISLGHKRIAMVGGTDQTSTGRDRYQGYVNAMETAGLEVRPSWRIAGPRTKQAGFEAAGQFLALKDKPTAACCWNDLVAIGLMNGIARAGLLPGIDISVTGYDDLEEAAIATPALTTVWNGQREVGRRAASALLDKLNGQMVRPSQELIKPELHVRQSTGKPVERA, from the coding sequence CTGGCACAGAAGATCAAGCTTTCGACGATCGCGGATGCGCTCGGCGTGTCCACGGCCACGGTTTCGCTGGCCCTGCGCGACAGTCCGCTGGTCGCCGGAACCACCCGCGACCGCATCAAGGAACATGCCCGCGCCATCGGCTACATCTACAATCGCCGCGCCGCCAGCCTGCGCACCTCACGTTCGGGCATCGTTGGCGTCGTCGTCCACGACATCATGAACCCTTTCTTTGCCGAGATACTGCGTTCGATCGAAAGCGAGCTCGACCGCAGCCGACAGACCTTCATCCTCTCGAACCATTACGACCAGCTCGAAAAGCAGCGCACCTTCATCGACACGCTGCTGCAGCTCGGCGCCGACGGCGTCATCATGTCGCCGGCCATTGGCACGCCGCCCGAAGACATACTGATGGCCGAGGAAAACGGCCTGCCGGCGGTGCTGATCGCACGCACCGTCGAAGGCGCCGACGTCCCCGTTTTTCGCGGCGACGACGCCTACGGCACCGGGCTCGCCACCAACCACCTGATCTCGCTCGGCCACAAGCGCATCGCCATGGTCGGCGGCACCGACCAGACCTCGACCGGCCGCGACCGCTACCAAGGCTATGTCAATGCCATGGAGACGGCCGGGCTGGAGGTCAGGCCGTCCTGGCGCATTGCCGGCCCGCGCACCAAGCAGGCCGGTTTCGAAGCCGCCGGGCAGTTCCTGGCGCTGAAGGACAAGCCGACCGCGGCCTGCTGCTGGAACGACCTCGTCGCCATCGGCCTGATGAACGGCATTGCGCGCGCCGGCCTGTTGCCAGGCATTGACATCTCCGTCACCGGCTATGACGATCTCGAGGAGGCGGCGATCGCTACGCCGGCGTTGACCACCGTCTGGAACGGCCAGCGCGAGGTCGGCCGCCGGGCCGCCAGCGCACTGCTCGACAAGCTCAACGGGCAGATGGTGCGACCGTCGCAGGAACTTATCAAGCCGGAACTGCATGTGCGCCAGTCGACCGGCAAACCAGTGGAACGTGCATGA
- a CDS encoding 2-hydroxyacid dehydrogenase produces the protein MTKAEQQQAVAILVAGQFNDHAVSRIDRTFSRVWIERPDASQVTDELRRTVRGIAAFGSVGAALIDALPNLEIIANFGVGYDSVDARHAAQRGVMVTNTPDVLTEEVADTAIGLLINTIRELPRAETWLRDGSWARNGNYPLSRLTLRDRSIGIFGMGRIGLAIARRLEAFGLPIAYHNRRRVEGLSYDYHQTLKGLAEAVDTLISVAPGGASTEKAVNAEILSALGANGVFVNIGRGSTVDEAALAAALANGTIAAAGLDVFANEPNVPPALLAAPNTSLLPHVGSASEHTRRAMADLCVDNLVSWFSQGKALTPVPETEKIKARS, from the coding sequence ATGACAAAAGCCGAACAGCAGCAAGCAGTCGCCATTCTGGTGGCGGGCCAGTTCAACGATCATGCGGTCAGCCGCATCGACCGGACGTTCAGTCGCGTGTGGATCGAACGGCCTGATGCGTCGCAGGTCACCGACGAGCTGCGCCGCACGGTGCGCGGCATTGCCGCCTTCGGAAGTGTCGGCGCAGCGCTCATCGATGCGCTGCCGAACCTTGAGATTATCGCCAATTTCGGCGTCGGCTACGATTCGGTCGATGCCCGCCACGCGGCGCAGCGCGGCGTCATGGTCACCAACACGCCCGACGTGTTGACCGAGGAGGTCGCCGACACGGCGATCGGGCTTCTGATCAACACCATCCGCGAGTTGCCGCGCGCCGAGACCTGGCTGCGCGACGGCAGTTGGGCGCGAAACGGCAATTATCCGCTAAGCCGGCTAACCTTGCGCGATCGCAGCATTGGCATTTTCGGCATGGGCCGCATCGGTCTCGCCATTGCCCGGCGGCTGGAGGCCTTCGGCCTGCCGATCGCCTATCACAACCGGCGCCGGGTCGAAGGCCTGTCCTACGACTATCACCAGACACTGAAAGGCCTTGCCGAGGCGGTCGATACGCTGATCTCGGTGGCGCCCGGCGGCGCCTCGACCGAAAAGGCGGTCAATGCCGAGATCTTGTCAGCCTTGGGCGCCAACGGCGTCTTCGTCAACATCGGCCGCGGCAGCACAGTGGATGAGGCGGCACTTGCCGCAGCACTTGCCAACGGCACTATCGCCGCGGCCGGGCTCGACGTCTTCGCCAACGAGCCGAACGTGCCGCCGGCGCTGCTTGCCGCCCCCAACACCTCGCTTTTACCGCATGTCGGCTCGGCTTCGGAGCACACCCGCCGCGCCATGGCCGATCTGTGTGTCGACAATCTGGTTTCCTGGTTTTCGCAGGGAAAGGCGCTGACGCCGGTGCCGGAGACAGAAAAGATCAAGGCGCGGAGCTGA
- a CDS encoding gamma-glutamyl-gamma-aminobutyrate hydrolase family protein, producing MHQPLVAISTDVRQFDNYTWHAAPQQYLEAALSGAGVFPVLVPSFGDRLDFDELLSSVDGVMVTGSKSNVHPSLYGGDASEANGPYDPARDATTLPLIRKAVERGVPLLAICRGIQEMNVALGGTLAAEIHEREGSLDHRAPASDNQDERFAIRQTVSIKPGSCLAGVFGAGDIMVNSVHRQAIDGLGPKLQIEAVAADGTVEAVSVRDAHAFAVGVQWHPEYWVKSDSVSARIFRAFGDAVRLHAAAKSGARAAAE from the coding sequence ATGCACCAGCCGCTCGTCGCCATCTCAACCGACGTCCGCCAGTTCGACAACTACACCTGGCATGCCGCTCCGCAGCAATATCTGGAGGCGGCGCTTTCGGGCGCCGGCGTATTCCCAGTGCTGGTGCCGTCCTTCGGCGACCGGCTCGATTTCGACGAATTGCTTTCCTCCGTCGACGGCGTCATGGTCACCGGCTCGAAGTCCAATGTGCATCCCTCGCTCTATGGCGGCGATGCCAGCGAGGCCAACGGCCCTTACGACCCTGCCCGCGACGCCACCACACTGCCGCTGATCCGCAAGGCGGTGGAGCGCGGCGTGCCGCTGCTCGCCATCTGCCGCGGCATCCAGGAGATGAATGTGGCGCTGGGCGGCACGCTGGCTGCTGAAATCCACGAGCGCGAGGGGTCGCTGGACCACCGCGCGCCTGCAAGCGACAATCAGGACGAACGCTTCGCCATCCGTCAGACCGTTTCGATCAAGCCCGGAAGCTGCCTCGCCGGCGTGTTCGGAGCGGGCGACATCATGGTCAACTCGGTGCATCGCCAGGCGATCGACGGGCTCGGTCCGAAGCTGCAAATAGAGGCGGTCGCCGCCGACGGCACGGTCGAGGCTGTCTCGGTGCGCGATGCCCACGCCTTCGCCGTCGGCGTTCAGTGGCATCCCGAATACTGGGTCAAGTCGGACAGCGTCTCGGCAAGGATATTCCGCGCCTTCGGCGACGCGGTGCGCCTCCACGCGGCGGCGAAATCCGGCGCGCGCGCCGCCGCTGAGTAA
- a CDS encoding TRAP transporter substrate-binding protein yields MDRRSFIRKAGVTGVGAAAAAATLAAPAIAQSNPKVTWRLASSFPKSLDTIYGGAEVFSKMLSEATDGNFQVQVFAAGELVPGLQVADATTAGTVEACHTVAYYYWGKDPTWALGAAVPFSLNARGINAWHYHGGGIDLFNEFLATQGLFGLPGGNTGVQMGGWFRKEIKTVADLSGLKMRIGGFAGKVVQRLGVVPQQIAGGDIYPALEKGTIDAAEWVGPYDDEKLGFYKVAPYYYYPGWWEGGPTVHLMFNKAKYEELSPAYKALVHTAAQAADANMLQKYDYLNPAAVNRLVKGGAKLSPFSPEIMAACFDKANEVYAEMEASNAPFKKIWESIKAFRKEHYLWAQVAEYNYDTFMMVQQRNRKL; encoded by the coding sequence ATGGATCGTCGATCATTCATCCGCAAGGCCGGCGTGACCGGTGTGGGCGCCGCGGCCGCTGCCGCAACGCTTGCCGCGCCGGCAATTGCCCAATCCAATCCGAAAGTGACATGGCGCCTGGCGTCGTCCTTCCCGAAATCCCTCGACACCATCTATGGCGGCGCCGAGGTCTTTTCCAAGATGCTTTCGGAGGCAACCGACGGCAACTTCCAGGTCCAGGTCTTCGCTGCCGGTGAGTTGGTGCCCGGCCTGCAGGTCGCGGACGCCACCACCGCCGGCACCGTCGAGGCCTGCCATACGGTGGCATATTATTATTGGGGCAAGGACCCCACGTGGGCATTGGGTGCCGCGGTTCCCTTCTCGCTCAACGCGCGCGGCATCAATGCCTGGCATTACCACGGCGGCGGCATCGACCTGTTCAACGAGTTTCTCGCTACGCAGGGCCTTTTTGGCTTGCCGGGCGGCAATACCGGCGTGCAGATGGGTGGCTGGTTCCGCAAGGAGATCAAGACCGTCGCCGACCTTTCGGGCCTTAAGATGCGCATCGGTGGCTTTGCCGGCAAAGTGGTGCAAAGGCTCGGCGTCGTGCCGCAGCAGATCGCCGGCGGCGATATCTATCCGGCGCTGGAAAAAGGCACCATCGACGCTGCCGAGTGGGTTGGCCCCTATGACGATGAGAAGCTCGGCTTCTACAAGGTTGCACCCTATTACTATTATCCCGGCTGGTGGGAAGGCGGCCCAACCGTCCATCTGATGTTCAACAAGGCGAAATACGAGGAGCTTTCGCCGGCTTACAAGGCGCTGGTGCACACCGCCGCGCAGGCCGCCGACGCCAACATGCTGCAGAAATACGACTATCTGAATCCGGCGGCCGTGAATCGGCTGGTGAAAGGGGGCGCCAAATTGAGCCCGTTCAGCCCGGAAATCATGGCGGCGTGCTTCGACAAGGCGAATGAGGTCTATGCCGAGATGGAAGCCTCGAACGCGCCGTTCAAGAAAATCTGGGAGTCGATCAAGGCCTTCCGCAAGGAGCACTATCTCTGGGCGCAGGTGGCCGAGTACAATTACGACACCTTCATGATGGTCCAGCAGCGCAACCGCAAGCTCTGA